One uncultured Acidilobus sp. JCHS genomic window carries:
- a CDS encoding Major Facilitator Superfamily — protein sequence MRRNALRVQDKLAAISAIRVLGLSLTTPFIGVALEEAYRVPLAQVSAYYVILAAMGAAGQVIGGLASDRAGRVRVMAFSALTAFALLAAATALAGSPLALEALTSLQSFFSGSFASSSTALVGDYFSEHAELVKAYGRVRVGANLGWALGAVVGGSLYQLLGLRTLLAFTSLTQLSTVPLILAIREPTPRSSMRLEAPSGPMLLFLGPSFLTFIIAGLMGYPLVYYFSVTLGMGTALGGSLLALNGALVVLLQDRVAALASRLRPSRALAAGMTIYAIGYAILPAVRGLPEALADIALITAGEMVALPVSSAVAARLSSPSSRGTHMGVYGLTGSVARTLSSSIFAALLYTLPPSEVWGVEAIVATASALGYLAVLG from the coding sequence GTGAGGAGGAACGCCTTGAGGGTTCAGGACAAGCTGGCCGCCATATCGGCCATAAGGGTGCTCGGCCTCTCGCTGACCACGCCCTTCATAGGGGTCGCGCTCGAGGAGGCCTACAGGGTGCCGCTGGCCCAGGTATCTGCCTATTACGTTATACTAGCGGCCATGGGGGCGGCCGGGCAGGTCATTGGGGGCCTGGCCTCAGACAGGGCTGGCAGGGTCAGGGTGATGGCCTTCTCGGCCCTCACTGCCTTCGCCCTCCTGGCAGCTGCGACTGCCCTCGCCGGCAGCCCCCTGGCCCTTGAGGCGCTTACCTCCCTTCAGAGCTTCTTCTCAGGCTCCTTCGCCTCAAGCAGCACTGCCCTCGTAGGGGACTACTTCAGCGAGCACGCAGAGCTGGTCAAGGCCTATGGCAGGGTCAGGGTAGGCGCAAACCTGGGCTGGGCTCTGGGCGCTGTCGTGGGGGGCTCCCTCTACCAGCTCCTGGGCCTCAGGACGCTCCTGGCCTTCACTTCCCTAACCCAGCTTAGCACGGTGCCGCTGATCCTGGCCATCCGTGAGCCGACCCCTAGGTCATCTATGAGGCTTGAGGCCCCCTCAGGACCCATGCTCCTCTTCCTCGGGCCCTCCTTCCTCACGTTCATTATAGCGGGGCTCATGGGCTACCCGTTAGTTTACTACTTCTCCGTGACCCTTGGCATGGGCACAGCCCTCGGAGGCTCGCTCCTCGCCCTCAACGGCGCCCTCGTGGTCCTGCTCCAGGACAGGGTAGCGGCCCTGGCCTCGAGGCTGAGGCCCTCGAGGGCCCTGGCCGCCGGCATGACGATCTACGCCATAGGCTATGCGATCCTCCCAGCAGTGAGGGGGCTGCCGGAGGCCCTGGCAGACATAGCCCTCATAACGGCGGGCGAGATGGTGGCCCTCCCGGTCTCAAGTGCAGTGGCGGCGAGGCTCAGCAGCCCGTCCTCAAGGGGGACCCACATGGGGGTGTACGGCCTGACCGGATCAGTGGCCAGGACCCTGTCGTCCTCTATCTTCGCGGCCCTGCTCTACACGCTCCCCCCGTCCGAGGTCTGGGGCGTTGAAGCTATAGTAGCTACGGCCTCAGCCCTAGGCTACCTAGCCGTGCTAGGCTAG
- a CDS encoding Aspartate/tyrosine/aromatic aminotransferase — MQGETRQAPVTALREEMYEIQGETAFTYLPIIRQLESRGVKVVSFGIGQPDFPTPKYIREAAKDALDQGFTGYTETAGIPELREAIADYLNERYGAGVRPDEVLVTTGTKTAIFMVGAAYLRPGDEAIVIEPSYYAYAQAAKFFGAKPVFVPMDFRPGEGFSLDIAKVENAITPRTRLLFLNNPHNPTGAVLPPKHVEELMELASSKGIIVVADEIYDNFLYDVPFRSTISAEGWRDYLIYINGFSKTFAMTGWRLGYMVARREVIERMLDLAVSVYSCANSVAQKAGVAALRGDWTPVKEMIAEFKRRAQALYSSLKDVPGFEPYMPSGAFYMFPRVSKLMDALGTRNVSELVNRLLYEKGVLVLPGTSFPDRAGADFVRFSFATSIDNIVEGVRRIAEFAREVMK; from the coding sequence TTGCAGGGCGAGACCAGGCAAGCGCCCGTGACGGCGCTGAGGGAGGAGATGTACGAGATACAGGGCGAGACGGCCTTCACGTACCTCCCCATAATAAGGCAGCTCGAGTCGAGGGGGGTCAAGGTAGTAAGCTTTGGCATAGGCCAGCCTGACTTCCCCACGCCCAAGTACATAAGGGAGGCCGCCAAGGACGCCCTCGACCAGGGCTTCACTGGCTACACCGAGACCGCGGGCATACCTGAGCTCAGGGAGGCCATAGCTGACTACCTCAACGAGAGGTACGGCGCTGGGGTCAGGCCTGACGAGGTGCTCGTGACTACAGGCACTAAGACGGCCATATTCATGGTAGGCGCCGCCTACCTGAGGCCTGGGGACGAGGCCATTGTCATAGAGCCCAGCTACTACGCCTACGCCCAGGCGGCCAAGTTCTTCGGCGCTAAGCCCGTCTTTGTGCCCATGGACTTCAGGCCCGGCGAGGGGTTCAGCCTCGACATAGCCAAGGTGGAGAACGCCATAACGCCCAGGACCAGGCTGCTCTTCCTCAATAACCCCCATAACCCGACCGGGGCTGTGCTGCCGCCTAAGCACGTCGAGGAGCTGATGGAGCTGGCCTCCTCGAAGGGGATAATAGTCGTGGCTGACGAGATATATGACAACTTCCTCTACGACGTCCCATTCAGGAGCACCATAAGCGCGGAGGGCTGGAGGGACTACCTCATATACATCAACGGGTTCTCGAAGACCTTCGCCATGACCGGGTGGAGGCTCGGCTACATGGTCGCCAGGCGCGAGGTCATAGAGAGGATGCTTGACCTGGCAGTCAGCGTCTACAGCTGCGCTAACAGCGTAGCCCAGAAGGCAGGCGTCGCCGCCCTGAGGGGAGACTGGACGCCTGTTAAGGAGATGATAGCCGAGTTCAAGAGGAGGGCCCAGGCCCTCTACTCATCGCTTAAGGACGTGCCCGGCTTCGAGCCCTACATGCCCTCGGGGGCCTTCTACATGTTCCCGAGAGTCTCTAAGCTCATGGATGCCCTAGGGACGAGGAACGTGTCGGAGCTCGTTAACAGGCTCCTCTACGAGAAGGGGGTCCTTGTCCTGCCCGGCACCTCGTTCCCTGACAGGGCTGGGGCCGATTTCGTGAGGTTCAGCTTCGCCACGTCGATTGACAACATAGTTGAGGGCGTCAGGAGGATAGCCGAGTTCGCCAGGGAGGTCATGAAGTAA
- a CDS encoding adenosylhomocysteinase, giving the protein MPSSKVKDPSLAKEGRLKVEWAEAHMPVVMKLRSMYREKKPLEGLRISAALHVTKETAALVRTLRDWGASVFLAPSNPLSTQDDVAAALAEEEGITVVAWRGMNEQEYFGAIAEAARARPDIVIDDGADLHVTIHQSMPEVGKSVIGGNEETTTGVIRLRALEAEGRLLYPVIAVNNALTKYLFDNRYGTGQSTVDGILRATNALLAGKRVVVAGYGWVGRGIAMRLRGMGARVIVTEVDPIRALEAVMDGFDVMPMSEAAEVGEVFVTATGDRDVITKEHMLKMKDGAILANAGHFNVEVSVSDLESIAVSKRTVRPNVVEYRLPDGRRLYLLAEGRLVNLVAAEGHPSEVMDMSFANQALSVLYHVQNRGRLAPKVYDVPREQDELVARLKLETMGVRMDELTPAQREYLRSWR; this is encoded by the coding sequence TTGCCGAGCTCGAAGGTCAAGGACCCCTCCTTAGCTAAGGAGGGCAGGCTGAAGGTGGAGTGGGCTGAGGCCCACATGCCTGTCGTCATGAAGCTGAGGTCGATGTACAGGGAGAAGAAGCCCCTTGAGGGCCTGAGGATATCGGCGGCCCTGCACGTGACTAAGGAGACGGCGGCCCTTGTCAGGACTCTGAGGGACTGGGGCGCCTCAGTGTTCCTGGCCCCAAGCAACCCCCTCTCAACCCAGGACGACGTTGCTGCCGCCCTGGCCGAGGAGGAGGGGATCACAGTGGTCGCGTGGAGGGGCATGAACGAGCAGGAGTACTTCGGGGCCATAGCTGAGGCGGCCAGGGCAAGGCCAGACATAGTCATAGATGACGGCGCTGACCTTCACGTGACCATACACCAGTCCATGCCTGAGGTGGGCAAGAGCGTCATAGGGGGCAACGAGGAGACTACAACGGGCGTCATAAGGCTGAGGGCCCTCGAGGCCGAGGGGAGGCTCCTCTACCCCGTGATAGCCGTCAACAACGCCCTGACCAAGTACCTCTTCGACAACAGGTACGGCACTGGCCAGAGCACAGTTGACGGCATACTCAGGGCCACGAACGCGCTCCTGGCTGGCAAGAGGGTCGTGGTAGCAGGCTACGGCTGGGTGGGCCGCGGGATAGCTATGAGGCTGAGGGGCATGGGGGCCCGCGTTATAGTGACCGAGGTCGACCCCATAAGGGCGCTTGAGGCGGTGATGGACGGCTTCGACGTGATGCCCATGTCTGAGGCCGCTGAGGTAGGCGAGGTCTTCGTAACGGCCACCGGGGACAGGGACGTGATAACTAAGGAGCACATGCTTAAGATGAAGGACGGCGCAATCCTGGCCAACGCGGGCCACTTCAACGTGGAGGTGAGCGTCTCCGACCTGGAGTCCATAGCCGTCTCTAAGAGAACCGTGAGGCCCAACGTTGTCGAGTACAGGCTCCCCGACGGCAGGAGGCTCTACCTGTTGGCCGAGGGCAGGCTAGTTAACCTGGTGGCGGCCGAGGGGCACCCCAGCGAGGTGATGGACATGAGCTTCGCTAACCAGGCCCTCTCAGTGCTCTACCACGTCCAGAACAGGGGCAGGCTGGCCCCGAAGGTCTATGACGTGCCCCGCGAGCAGGATGAGCTGGTCGCCAGGCTCAAGCTGGAGACCATGGGTGTAAGGATGGACGAACTTACGCCCGCGCAGAGGGAGTACCTGAGGAGCTGGAGATGA
- a CDS encoding Dehydrogenases with different specificities (related to short-chain alcohol dehydrogenases): MQVMRVLVTASSRGIGFGVAKVLLERGHEVTINGSSEEHVRKALEALSPLGSVHGVMADITRREEVVRLVSEAVKAMGGLEGLVYIAPPPRPGRFEELSPGDWELGVRQLLLNAVWLVQESLPHLKRSRGSVVLLSSFAIREPVEVLALSNVIRISLAGLTRTLARELGKYGIRVNMVLPGNIETDRSRQVIESRARAKGVSYEEELKAEMADVPLGRIGKPEEVGEVVEFLLSERASYVSGAAIPVDGGLLHGVF, translated from the coding sequence GTGCAGGTCATGAGGGTCCTGGTCACGGCCTCCAGCAGGGGCATAGGGTTTGGCGTGGCCAAGGTGCTCCTCGAGAGGGGCCACGAGGTAACGATAAACGGGAGCTCGGAGGAGCACGTCAGGAAGGCGCTAGAGGCCCTCTCACCCCTCGGCAGTGTTCACGGCGTCATGGCCGACATAACGAGGCGCGAGGAGGTGGTGAGGCTGGTCTCAGAGGCAGTCAAGGCCATGGGGGGTCTTGAGGGGCTTGTCTACATAGCTCCCCCGCCCAGGCCCGGCAGGTTCGAGGAGCTCTCGCCAGGGGACTGGGAGCTGGGGGTAAGGCAGCTCCTGTTGAACGCGGTCTGGCTGGTCCAGGAGTCGCTGCCGCACCTGAAGAGGTCAAGGGGGAGCGTGGTGCTGCTCTCGAGCTTTGCCATAAGGGAGCCGGTCGAGGTACTGGCCCTAAGCAACGTGATAAGGATATCCCTGGCAGGCCTCACCAGGACCCTGGCCAGGGAGCTCGGCAAGTACGGCATAAGGGTCAACATGGTCCTGCCGGGCAACATTGAGACCGACAGGTCAAGGCAGGTCATAGAGAGCAGGGCAAGGGCAAAGGGCGTAAGCTACGAGGAGGAGCTGAAGGCGGAGATGGCCGACGTCCCCCTGGGCAGGATAGGCAAGCCAGAGGAGGTGGGCGAGGTAGTAGAGTTCCTGTTGAGCGAGAGGGCAAGCTACGTGAGCGGCGCTGCCATACCGGTCGACGGAGGGCTCCTCCACGGGGTCTTCTAG
- a CDS encoding phosphopyruvate hydratase: MPEEEFIVTRVRGVLALDSRGNPTVKAVVRTKGGVGVSIAPSGASKSTKEAVELRDGGKRWGGMGVSQALANLNTFVAPRLIGLDSREQARIDGLLVELDGTPNKSRLGGNVTTAVSVAVAKAAAASAGLEPFEYLGGPSARLLPTPLLNVINGGVHAGNGLAFQEFLLIPVGASSFSEAMRMSVEVYKALKAYLTEKYGKGATNVGDEGGYAPPMKEVRDALEALSAAIKAAGYTLGSDFMLGIDAAASQFYDQERKAYRVDGKDYDAGSLLELYGQLVEEFSIAYLEDPFHEEDLKHFAEITSRLGSKVLIVGDDLYATNVRYLREGVKARATNGALVKVNQVGTLTETLEYVRVARDAGVRPVISHRSGDTEDPFIADLAVAVGAGMIKTGAPARSERVAKYNRLLEIEDYLGPVATYAGRAPFTSSL; the protein is encoded by the coding sequence TTGCCTGAGGAGGAATTCATAGTAACCAGGGTCAGGGGCGTCCTGGCCCTAGACTCCCGTGGCAACCCGACGGTTAAGGCTGTGGTCAGGACCAAGGGCGGCGTCGGCGTCAGCATAGCGCCCAGCGGCGCCAGCAAGAGCACCAAGGAGGCCGTTGAGCTCAGGGACGGGGGGAAGAGGTGGGGAGGCATGGGGGTCTCCCAGGCCCTGGCCAACCTCAACACCTTCGTCGCCCCAAGGCTGATAGGCCTCGACTCGAGGGAGCAGGCCAGGATAGACGGTCTCCTGGTGGAACTCGACGGCACCCCGAACAAGTCAAGGCTTGGCGGCAACGTGACCACCGCCGTGAGCGTAGCCGTGGCCAAGGCCGCCGCGGCCAGCGCCGGCCTTGAGCCCTTTGAGTACCTGGGAGGCCCCTCAGCCCGTCTCCTCCCGACCCCGCTGCTTAACGTGATAAACGGCGGCGTCCACGCGGGCAACGGGCTGGCCTTCCAGGAGTTCCTGCTCATACCGGTTGGGGCCAGCTCCTTCTCAGAGGCCATGAGGATGTCGGTCGAGGTCTACAAGGCGCTCAAGGCCTACCTGACAGAAAAGTACGGCAAGGGGGCCACTAACGTGGGGGACGAAGGAGGCTACGCCCCGCCCATGAAGGAGGTCAGGGATGCCCTGGAGGCCCTGAGCGCTGCCATAAAGGCCGCGGGCTATACCCTGGGCTCCGACTTCATGTTAGGCATTGACGCTGCGGCCTCACAGTTCTATGACCAGGAGAGGAAGGCATACAGGGTTGACGGGAAGGACTACGACGCAGGCTCCCTGCTGGAGCTCTACGGTCAGCTCGTGGAGGAGTTCAGCATAGCCTACCTTGAGGACCCCTTCCACGAGGAGGACTTGAAGCACTTCGCTGAGATAACGTCAAGGCTCGGCTCAAAGGTTCTCATAGTTGGCGACGACCTCTATGCCACAAACGTGAGGTACCTGAGGGAGGGGGTAAAGGCCAGGGCGACAAACGGCGCCCTGGTGAAGGTCAACCAGGTCGGTACCCTCACTGAGACCCTGGAGTACGTGAGGGTGGCGAGGGACGCGGGGGTGAGGCCTGTCATAAGCCACAGGAGCGGTGACACAGAGGACCCCTTCATAGCTGACCTCGCCGTGGCCGTGGGGGCCGGCATGATAAAGACGGGGGCCCCGGCTAGGAGCGAGAGGGTGGCCAAGTACAACAGGCTCCTTGAGATAGAGGACTACCTCGGCCCAGTGGCTACGTACGCGGGCAGGGCGCCCTTCACTTCAAGCCTCTGA
- a CDS encoding Major Facilitator Superfamily → MTDDYRQSLIYLATMRTVRSVAAGIIYVVFTYLAKEVLHISMFELGIIYATAGAATAALSVVVGYMTDLIGRKASLYISSALLVLTPLVLLVHLSLATAFAAAILGGISATGAMGAGGVGGVVGPVQNTIIADLTKDLGRTRVLSLLSFIGSLAAAGGALLGGYFSYWDELVMATVIAAAAMLLIPPMKLPDVRARGLSMRSVSNAFKFSMTGLMNGLTSGLTTPFIIPIFAYIYHAPRALASDVIAAASLVATFSMLAAPELERRMGFLRSITVTRALTIPIMLAFPFAGSFWVAAALYLLYPMLRVIAIPVQQSFLLELTPPEERGRVSGLNQGSRLLFSSVGTYAASPFFYVSEAGSVVSEAGLVPMYAVPFFLYATLMAANIYMYWRFFARDEARLAARRQGPAPALED, encoded by the coding sequence ATGACAGACGACTACAGGCAGAGCCTCATTTACCTGGCAACGATGAGGACCGTGAGGAGCGTGGCAGCAGGCATAATATACGTAGTCTTCACCTACCTAGCCAAGGAGGTCCTCCACATATCCATGTTCGAGCTGGGCATCATATACGCAACGGCGGGCGCCGCGACGGCGGCCCTCTCGGTGGTTGTGGGCTACATGACTGACCTCATAGGCCGCAAGGCCTCCCTCTACATATCATCAGCGCTCCTCGTACTCACGCCGCTCGTGCTCCTTGTCCACCTGTCCCTGGCCACAGCCTTCGCCGCAGCCATACTCGGCGGCATATCGGCCACCGGGGCGATGGGCGCAGGAGGCGTGGGAGGCGTTGTGGGGCCCGTCCAGAACACCATAATTGCAGACCTCACGAAGGACCTGGGGAGGACCAGGGTCCTATCGCTCCTGTCGTTCATAGGTAGCCTGGCAGCAGCTGGAGGAGCCCTCCTGGGCGGCTACTTCAGCTACTGGGACGAGCTGGTCATGGCCACCGTCATAGCGGCCGCCGCTATGCTCCTGATACCACCCATGAAGCTGCCTGACGTAAGGGCCAGGGGCCTCTCAATGAGGTCAGTCTCCAATGCCTTCAAGTTCTCCATGACGGGCCTCATGAACGGGCTGACGAGCGGACTTACAACGCCCTTCATAATCCCCATATTCGCTTACATCTACCACGCGCCCAGGGCCCTGGCAAGCGACGTCATTGCAGCCGCCTCCCTCGTGGCCACCTTCTCAATGCTCGCGGCCCCTGAGCTTGAGAGGAGAATGGGGTTCCTGAGGAGCATAACCGTCACGAGGGCCCTCACCATACCCATAATGCTGGCCTTCCCCTTCGCGGGCAGCTTCTGGGTTGCGGCTGCCCTCTACCTCCTCTACCCCATGCTCAGGGTCATAGCGATCCCCGTTCAGCAGTCCTTCCTCCTTGAGCTCACTCCGCCTGAGGAGAGGGGGAGGGTCTCGGGCCTCAACCAGGGCTCAAGGCTCCTCTTCTCCTCTGTCGGCACCTACGCGGCGTCCCCCTTCTTCTACGTGTCTGAGGCGGGGTCTGTGGTGTCAGAGGCAGGGCTCGTGCCCATGTACGCCGTCCCCTTCTTCCTCTACGCAACCCTAATGGCAGCCAACATCTATATGTACTGGAGGTTCTTCGCTAGGGACGAGGCAAGGCTCGCGGCCAGGAGGCAGGGCCCCGCCCCAGCCTTAGAGGACTGA
- a CDS encoding Glycine/D-amino acid oxidases (deaminating) codes for MSSGRRVAVIGAGLAGLWTAYHLAQRGYEVTVYEKEYPGYGASSRAAGILSLQLPVPLLKYAMEAIDYYSWVGVRETPTIWVPRRELCRCAEAVAAELRRLGAVAEVMKLDEVDGLLRGEGERAIFMMQGIVNAGDAVNALTKVLAEKGATFRGGQVTSRGGRLYFNGSPIEAEAYFVAAGPWTPSLVKVDLRLYRCSAHSVEGERVPNMIVEDDVNEFYVVPESGKRAIVGGPDSTLSRLEDGFRYEPSEPYEVLERVSRRMPVAELMRPVSSWSAPCASGPDGLPVVGEVDDRVYVIAGLDGAGLTLSPALSRLLVEIAEGTADEDPLLSPARKALDGPLEPFDSICVGLS; via the coding sequence TTGAGTAGTGGCCGTAGGGTCGCCGTCATAGGGGCTGGCCTTGCCGGCCTCTGGACGGCTTATCATCTCGCTCAACGAGGGTATGAGGTCACAGTCTACGAGAAGGAGTACCCAGGCTACGGCGCCTCGTCAAGGGCAGCCGGCATACTTTCCCTTCAGCTGCCAGTGCCGCTCCTCAAGTACGCTATGGAGGCGATAGACTACTACTCCTGGGTTGGCGTCAGGGAGACGCCCACGATATGGGTGCCGAGGAGGGAGCTCTGCCGATGCGCTGAGGCCGTGGCGGCAGAGCTGAGGAGGCTCGGCGCGGTCGCTGAGGTGATGAAGCTTGACGAGGTGGACGGCCTGCTGAGGGGCGAGGGCGAGAGGGCGATATTCATGATGCAGGGCATCGTGAACGCCGGCGACGCTGTCAACGCTCTGACCAAAGTCCTTGCTGAGAAGGGGGCTACGTTCAGGGGCGGCCAGGTGACCAGCAGGGGCGGGAGGCTGTACTTCAATGGAAGCCCAATAGAGGCAGAGGCCTACTTCGTGGCGGCGGGGCCCTGGACCCCCTCCCTGGTCAAGGTCGACCTGAGGCTGTACAGGTGCTCGGCGCACTCGGTCGAAGGCGAGAGGGTGCCCAACATGATAGTGGAGGACGACGTCAATGAGTTCTACGTGGTGCCTGAGTCAGGCAAAAGGGCTATAGTCGGAGGCCCTGACAGCACGTTGAGCAGGCTTGAGGACGGCTTCAGGTACGAGCCCTCAGAACCCTATGAGGTGCTTGAGAGGGTCTCGAGGAGGATGCCCGTCGCCGAGCTCATGAGGCCCGTGTCGTCATGGTCAGCGCCCTGCGCCTCAGGGCCTGACGGCCTGCCCGTGGTGGGAGAGGTTGACGACAGGGTATACGTTATAGCTGGCCTAGACGGCGCCGGGCTAACGCTGTCGCCGGCCCTGTCAAGGCTCCTCGTGGAGATAGCTGAGGGGACCGCTGACGAGGACCCCCTGCTGTCCCCAGCTAGAAAGGCCCTGGACGGCCCCCTCGAGCCCTTCGACTCCATATGTGTGGGCCTGAGTTAG
- a CDS encoding Amidases related to nicotinamidase, with protein MRPALVIIDMLNDFVHGALKTPEAASTVEPARRALEHFRSRGWPVIYVNDSHYSTDIEMPLWGPHAMKGTWGAQVVPELAPREGEYVLEKHAYSGFYGTPLDHILRSLGVDTVVLVGLDADICVRHTAADAFFRGYKVVVVRDAVAARIDKNWEEYYRRVYGATVVSSDELPKVLG; from the coding sequence TTGAGGCCCGCCCTCGTGATTATTGACATGCTTAACGACTTCGTTCACGGCGCTCTTAAGACCCCCGAGGCGGCCTCAACAGTTGAGCCCGCCAGGAGGGCCCTTGAGCACTTCAGGTCGAGGGGCTGGCCAGTGATATACGTGAACGACTCCCACTACAGCACCGACATAGAGATGCCCCTCTGGGGCCCTCACGCCATGAAGGGCACCTGGGGGGCCCAGGTGGTGCCTGAGCTGGCCCCGAGGGAGGGGGAGTACGTGCTTGAGAAGCACGCCTACAGCGGCTTCTACGGCACCCCGCTCGACCACATACTCAGGTCGCTGGGCGTCGACACTGTCGTGCTGGTGGGGCTCGACGCAGACATATGCGTGAGGCACACGGCCGCTGACGCCTTCTTCAGGGGATACAAGGTGGTTGTGGTCAGGGACGCCGTGGCGGCCCGCATAGATAAGAACTGGGAGGAGTACTACAGGAGGGTCTACGGGGCCACGGTAGTGAGCAGCGACGAGCTCCCTAAGGTCCTCGGCTAG